The following DNA comes from Mycobacterium sp. MS1601.
AGTTGGAGCGTCACCTCCTCGACGATCCGCTGCGTGAAGAAACAGTGCGCCTACTCGCCCTCGCCCTATACCGGGCGGGCCGCCAGAGCGACGCCCTGGCACAGCTGCGCGCAGCCAGGGAGCGCCTCGCCGACGAACTGGGCATCGATCCCGGCCCAGCGTTGCGGACGCTGGAAGCCAAGATCCTCGACCAGTCCGAGGATCTGCTCGAAGTTCTTCCTCACCACGCTGTTTCGATATCGAAAGCACCAGTGCCCGCAACTCGGCATCACGCCACCCTGGTGGGCCGCGCCGAGGAGTTGCAGCGCCTCGATGACGTAGCACAGACAGTCACCCAGCACGGGTTGCACGTGGTGTGGGTGAGCGCGGAATCGGGCGCGGGCAAGACCGCACTGGCCGACGTGGTGGCCGACCGCCTGGCAGCCCGCGAATGGACGGTGGCACGGGGTCGCTGCCCGGAGGTGGACGGCGCTCCCCCGGCGTGGGCGTGGGCCGAAGTGGCTCAGGCGCTGGGGGATCCGGCACCTGCGTCGGGTTCGGCGTTCGAGCTGGCCGCCGCAGTCACCGCCGCCGTCCGCGCTGTGCACAGTCCACTACTGGTGATCCTGGACGATCTGCATCGCGCCGACGGCGCCACTCTGCAGCTGTTACGCAGCCTGGCACACGATCTCGCGGACCTGCCGGTGTTGATGCTGGCGGCCTACCGGCCCTCGGAAGCAGGACCCGACCTGGCCGCCACCTGGGCGGCACTGGCAGCGGTGACCGCACATCGACTCGAACTCGGGGGCCTGAGCCGCGACGGCATCACCACCTTGGTCCGTGACCACGCTCCCGGCTTCCACCGCGACAACCAGGTGATCGACCGGCTGATCGAACGCACCGGCGGTAACCCGTTGTTCGTCACCGAGTTCGCCCGGCTGCTCGCCGCCGAGGGCCGGTCCGGGGCCACCGCCGCGGTGCCGGCGGGCGTCCGGGATGTGCTGCGTCGTCGGCTGTCCCGGCTGCCGGGATCGGCTCGGACGGTGCTCCAGCAGGCTGCCGTACTGGGTCGCGAACTCGAGGTGGACCTCCTGCTGATCATCGCCCGCCGAGACGAGGAAGAGGTGCTCGACGGCCTGGAAGCGGCCGTGCTGGCCGGGCTGCTCGATGAACCCGCCCCCGGCCGGGTGCGCTTCACCCACGCTCTGGTGCGCGACACCCTCTACGAAGACACCCCCGCGCTGCGCCGAGCCCGTTGGCACGCCGCCGCATTGGCCGAGCTGCGCCGCGGGTCGTCACCGGACATCGCGGCTTTGGCCCACCACGGGCTGGCCGCGGCCACACCCGCCACCGCGGCCGATGCCGCGCAGCTGGCCTACGCCGCAGCACAACAGGCGATGGCACTGAACTCCCCCACCGAGGCCGCCACGCTGGCCGAGTCTGCGTTGCGGATGGCGGAGTTGTCCGGCGACGGCGTGGCGGTGAGCGACCAGGTGCGGATGCTCATCCTGCTCACCGCCGCGGCCGCGCAAGGCGGTGCAGCCAAGAAGGCCCGTCCCGCCCGGGCACGCGCCGTGCGACTGGCCGCTGACAACCAAGCGCTGCTCCTTGCTGCCCTGACCTCGTACCGGGCTCCGATCTCGTGGACGGTCAACGGTTTTGAAGGTGATGACACCGATATCGAGGTGCCGCTGCGGCGCGTTCTGCAGGATTGTTCCGATACCGATCCGGTGACCCGAGTGTGGCTGTATGTGGCCCTGATCTTCGAGACGGAAAACGACGCCGCCGCATACGGAATGGCAGAGGTGGCGCAGTGGTCGGAGCAGGCGCTGGCACTGGCGCGCGGGTGCGACGATCCGTTGGCGCTGTGCGCGGCACTGAATGCTCGTGCCTATCTGGCGCTGGGCCCGGATCTGGCGACCGAGCGGGAACCGCTTGCCGCCGAACTGCTTTCCGTTGCGCAACACCACGAACTGCTGGGGTACGAGGCCTTGGCGCACTGGTTCCTGTTCTTGTGCGCCAGCGCCCGCACCGATCTGCCGGAGGCCATTCGCCAGGCCGACCTGGCCGTCGAACGCTCCACCACCGGCCAGCTCGCCGCGCTGGTGCAGGTGGTCGAGGTCTATCACGCGGTGCTTTGTGTCCTGGCGGGCCGCCTTGACGAGGCTGAGCACGAATATCACCGGATCGCCAAACAGATGGCCGACACCGGGATGTCCAACGCCGGTGAGGTCGCGGTCGTGTTCGAACTCGTCCTGGCCTTCGCCCGTGGCGACCTGTCAGGTCTGGCGGACGTGATGACCGCCGTGCATCAGGTGTATCCCGACGCGATGAACGAGGCGCTGGTGTTGTGCCTTCTCGACGCTGGCCGCACCGAGGAAGCCCGGACCTGGTGGGCGAAGCGGACTCCGGTGCGCCGCAACTACTACTGGCTGGCGCGGATGGCCCTGTTGGCGCGGGCCGCGGCGCGGATGGGTGACGTCGAGGCATGCGGCCAGGCGTATGCCGAGTTGGCTCCGTGGGCGGGTCGGATCGCTGGAGTCGATTCCGGTTCCGTGGCCTTCGGAACCGTCGACGAAGCGCTGGCGGTACTGGCCGAGGCGCTGGGCCGGGCGGCCGATGCGGCGCGGCATCGTGCCGACGCCGCCACCCTGCGCGCGCAGGTGGCCGCCGACCTTGCTGTCAGCACCAGATGGCCTTCTCCAGCCGGCGGTACCGGGGACCGACCAAGGCCAGCATGATGTTGATCATCGGCCCGGCGTCTTTCTTCAGGGTGGCCATCTCGTCGGGAGTCACGGCGGCGGCGATGCGGGGAAGCTCGAACGACATCCGGGCGTGCTTGCGAATCCGCGCCTCGACGTCACGCCAGTCGTCCACCGACAGGTAGCGCCGGATCACCGGGAACGTATCGCGTTCTTCCTCGGCGATGTGCTCGGTCAGCAGGTTGCGCATCTCGACCAGGCGGGCCGCCACCACCGCGGCGGTCCGCCGGGTGGGCTCGGCCTCGAACAGCCCCACGGCGACGCGCAGGCCGTCGAGCTTGGGTCCCAGCGCTTCGTGGTCCTCGGTCAGCGGCGCCAGATCGATGTGCGACCCCGCGCGGGCTTCGATGACAGGCCACAGGATGTCGTCCTCGGCGTGGTGGTGATGGTGGATGGATTCGCCCATCAACTCCAGGTATTTCGCCAGTGCCCGCACCCGGCGTCCGGTGATCGGCGCTCCGCCATCGGCGATCGCCATGGTGATGCCGGTGGTGCGGTCCAGGTCGCGCAGCATCACGCGGTGTGCGATCCGCATGCCGAGAACGTCGGGGGCGGCGGTGGTGAATTCGGTGGTCATCATGGGCTCCTGATCGACAGCGGGGTGCGACTCACCCCATTTCGCGACCCACTGTCGATCAGCCCACTTGCCGCCGACTTGTCGGCGACTTGGTCAGCGACTTGTCAGCGCCGTCGCCGCCTGCGAACGCGGCACCAGACGCACCAGCTGGGTGACGTGTTCAGGGCCCAACTCTTCCAGCGAGCACACCCCCAGCAGGCGCATGGTCCGCGCGATCTGGCCGCTGACGATCTCGATCATCTTGTCCACGCCCGCCTCGCCGCCAGCCATCAGGCCGTACAGGTAGGCGCGGCCCAGCAGGGTGAACCGGGCACCGAGGGCCACCGCAGCCACCACGTCGGCGCCCGACATGATGCCGGTGTCGACGATGATCTCGTATTCCGAACCCACCTCCTTGGCCACCTCGGGCAGCAGGTGGAACGGGATGGGGGCGCGATCCAGTTGGCGGCCACCGTGGTTGGACAGCACAATGCCGTCGACACCCACTTCGGCGACCTTCTTGGCGTCGTCGAGGCTCTGGATGCCCTTGACCACGACCTTGCCCGGCCACTGGTCGCGGATCCAGCGCAGGTCGTTGAAGTCGACCGTGGGGTCGAACATGGAGTCCAGCAGTTCACCGACGGTGCCCGACCAACGATCCAGCGACGCGAAGGACAGCGGTTCGGTGGTCAGGAAGTCGAACCACCACCACGGCCGCGGAATGGCGTTGACCACGGTGCTCATGGTCAGCTGCGGCGGCAGTGAAAAACCGTTGCGCTTGTCGCGCAGCCGGGCGCCGGCGACGGGTACGTCGACGGTGACCAGCAGGGTGTCGAATCCGGATTTGGCGGCGCGATCCACCAACGCCATGGACCGCTCGCGGTCCTTCCACATGTACAGCTGGAACCAATTGCGGCCATTCGGGTTTGCCGCCTTGACGTCCTCGATGGCCGTGGTGCCCATGGTGGACAACGAAAACGGGATGCCGGCACGAGCCGCAGCATGCGCGCCCGCGATCTCGCCTTCGGTGTGCATCATCCGAGTGAAGCCGGTGGGGGCGATGCCGAACGGCTGGGACACGGGGGCGCCCAGGACCTCCCAGCCGGTGGAGACGTCGGCGACGTTGCGCAGGATCGACGGCGTGAACTCGATGTCCTCGAACGCCTGCCGAGCCCGGGCCAGCGAGATCTCGGCCTCGGCGGCACCCTCGGTGTAGTCGAAGGCTGCCCGCGGGGTCCTACGCTTGGCGATCTTGCGCAGGTCGTAGACGGTCTGCGCCTTGTTCAGCCGGTTCTGCTTGAAGTCCAGGCTGGGCTTCTTGAACTGCAGCAGCGGGGCCAGGTCGTGAACCTTGGGAAGCTGGCGCTTGATCATCACTTCATCCTTGCTGGGGCGGGGCCGGAAAGCACGCCATTACGATGTGGTCGGACCACACACTATCGTGTGGCCCGACCACACTCAAGGCCGCGGTTTCCACAATCACGAAGACGGACATACCCCAAGCGCACTCGACCCCACCTCCCAACCAACCGTCACCCTCGGATTGCGGAGTCCGCTGAAGAACAGCACGAAGGCGACGCCGACCCAGTGGCGTGAGCGATCAGCCGTTCCTGCCGACCACGTACAACGCTTGTCCAGGGATTCGCAGAATCCGGATCCGCTGTGGTT
Coding sequences within:
- a CDS encoding BTAD domain-containing putative transcriptional regulator; protein product: MSDVQITLFGPLTVRVAGEIIELRGPQPRAVLARLAVAAGEVVSTDRIIDDIWTGEPPPKALGALQVHISNLRRVLEPARTRRAPAQVLVSSPPGYALRLPFDAVDSWRFEALLRDAATVSNPRERAQLLRTALNSCTGAVLPEFTDTDWAATEATRLAGLRAAAVEQHAAVSLELGQESAIIPELERHLLDDPLREETVRLLALALYRAGRQSDALAQLRAARERLADELGIDPGPALRTLEAKILDQSEDLLEVLPHHAVSISKAPVPATRHHATLVGRAEELQRLDDVAQTVTQHGLHVVWVSAESGAGKTALADVVADRLAAREWTVARGRCPEVDGAPPAWAWAEVAQALGDPAPASGSAFELAAAVTAAVRAVHSPLLVILDDLHRADGATLQLLRSLAHDLADLPVLMLAAYRPSEAGPDLAATWAALAAVTAHRLELGGLSRDGITTLVRDHAPGFHRDNQVIDRLIERTGGNPLFVTEFARLLAAEGRSGATAAVPAGVRDVLRRRLSRLPGSARTVLQQAAVLGRELEVDLLLIIARRDEEEVLDGLEAAVLAGLLDEPAPGRVRFTHALVRDTLYEDTPALRRARWHAAALAELRRGSSPDIAALAHHGLAAATPATAADAAQLAYAAAQQAMALNSPTEAATLAESALRMAELSGDGVAVSDQVRMLILLTAAAAQGGAAKKARPARARAVRLAADNQALLLAALTSYRAPISWTVNGFEGDDTDIEVPLRRVLQDCSDTDPVTRVWLYVALIFETENDAAAYGMAEVAQWSEQALALARGCDDPLALCAALNARAYLALGPDLATEREPLAAELLSVAQHHELLGYEALAHWFLFLCASARTDLPEAIRQADLAVERSTTGQLAALVQVVEVYHAVLCVLAGRLDEAEHEYHRIAKQMADTGMSNAGEVAVVFELVLAFARGDLSGLADVMTAVHQVYPDAMNEALVLCLLDAGRTEEARTWWAKRTPVRRNYYWLARMALLARAAARMGDVEACGQAYAELAPWAGRIAGVDSGSVAFGTVDEALAVLAEALGRAADAARHRADAATLRAQVAADLAVSTRWPSPAGGTGDRPRPA
- a CDS encoding hemerythrin domain-containing protein; the encoded protein is MTTEFTTAAPDVLGMRIAHRVMLRDLDRTTGITMAIADGGAPITGRRVRALAKYLELMGESIHHHHHAEDDILWPVIEARAGSHIDLAPLTEDHEALGPKLDGLRVAVGLFEAEPTRRTAAVVAARLVEMRNLLTEHIAEEERDTFPVIRRYLSVDDWRDVEARIRKHARMSFELPRIAAAVTPDEMATLKKDAGPMINIMLALVGPRYRRLEKAIWC
- a CDS encoding alpha-hydroxy acid oxidase, which translates into the protein MIKRQLPKVHDLAPLLQFKKPSLDFKQNRLNKAQTVYDLRKIAKRRTPRAAFDYTEGAAEAEISLARARQAFEDIEFTPSILRNVADVSTGWEVLGAPVSQPFGIAPTGFTRMMHTEGEIAGAHAAARAGIPFSLSTMGTTAIEDVKAANPNGRNWFQLYMWKDRERSMALVDRAAKSGFDTLLVTVDVPVAGARLRDKRNGFSLPPQLTMSTVVNAIPRPWWWFDFLTTEPLSFASLDRWSGTVGELLDSMFDPTVDFNDLRWIRDQWPGKVVVKGIQSLDDAKKVAEVGVDGIVLSNHGGRQLDRAPIPFHLLPEVAKEVGSEYEIIVDTGIMSGADVVAAVALGARFTLLGRAYLYGLMAGGEAGVDKMIEIVSGQIARTMRLLGVCSLEELGPEHVTQLVRLVPRSQAATALTSR